In Felis catus isolate Fca126 chromosome A3, F.catus_Fca126_mat1.0, whole genome shotgun sequence, a single genomic region encodes these proteins:
- the GPR45 gene encoding probable G-protein coupled receptor 45 — translation MNCKSWLVLPKKTALSTIPVSSRSKTCNPQTGNGSHQSAEGSPSSRFCPGSKFFPMMACNSSTVETYQYLLLNGSNVSDSGATPPPAPLRISLAIIMMLMIVVGFLGNAVVCIIVYQRPAMRSAINLLLATLAFSDIMLSLCCMPFTAVTLITVHWHFGDYFCRLSATLYWFFVLEGVAILLIISVDRFLIIVQRQDRLNPRRAKRIIAVSWALSFCISAPSLAGRTFVEVPARAPQCVLGYTEFAAERAYVVALVVAVFFVPFGVMLCSYLCILHTVRKNAIRVHNQSDSLDLRQLTRAGLRRRQRQQQVSLDLSFKTKACTTILILFVGFSLCWLPHSVYSLLSVFSRGFYCSSSFYTTSACVLWLSYLKSVFNPIVYCWRIKKFREACVELLPQTVQILPKVPERIRRRIQPSTVYVCNENQSAV, via the coding sequence ATGAATTGCAAATCCTGGCTAGTGCTCCCAAAGAAAACGGCTCTCTCTACCATTCCAGTATCCTCCAGATCCAAGACATGCAACCCGCAGACAGGAAATGGCAGCCACCAAAGCGCTGAGGGGAGCCCTTCCAGTCGTTTCTGTCCCGGCTCCAAGTTTTTTCCCATGATGGCCTGCAACAGCTCCACCGTCGAGACCTACCAATACTTGCTGCTGAACGGGAGCAATGTGTCCGACTCCGGGGCCaccccaccacccgccccccTCAGGATATCCTTGGCAATAATCATGATGCTGATGATCGTGGTGGGGTTCCTGGGCAATGCTGTCGTCTGCATCATCGTGTATCAGAGGCCAGCCATGCGCTCCGCCATCAACCTGCTGCTGGCCACGCTGGCCTTCTCCGACATCATGCTGTCCTTATGCTGCATGCCCTTCACGGCCGTCACCCTGATCACGGTCCACTGGCACTTTGGGGATTACTTCTGCCGGCTCTCCGCCACCCTTTACTGGTTTTTTGTCCTGGAGGGCGTGGCCATCCTGCTCATCATCAGCGTGGACCGCTTTCTCATCATCGTCCAACGCCAGGACAGGCTGAACCCGCGGCGGGCCAAGAGGATCATCGCCGTCTCCTGGGCGCTGTCGTTCTGCATCTCGGCCCCCTCGCTGGCAGGCCGGACGTTCGTGGAGGTGCCGGCGCGGGCTCCCCAGTGCGTGCTGGGCTACACGGAGTTCGCGGCGGAGCGCGCCTACGTGGTGGCGCTGGTGGTGGCCGTGTTCTTCGTGCCCTTCGGCGTCATGCTGTGCTCCTACCTGTGCATCCTGCACACCGTGCGCAAGAACGCCATCCGCGTGCACAACCAGTCCGACAGCCTGGACCTCAGACAGCTCACCAGGGCCGGCctgcggcggcggcagcggcaacAGCAGGTCAGCTTGGACTTGAGCTTCAAGACCAAGGCCTGCACCACCATCCTGATCCTCTTTGTGGGCTTCTCGCTCTGCTGGCTGCCGCACTCGGTCTACAGCCTCCTGTCCGTGTTCAGCCGGGGGTTCTACTGCAGCTCCTCCTTCTACACCACCAGCGCCTGTGTCCTGTGGCTCAGCTACCTCAAGTCTGTCTTCAACCCCATCGTCTACTGCTGGAGAATCAAAAAATTCCGCGAGGCCTGCGTAGAGTTGCTGCCCCAGACCGTCCAAATCCTCCCCAAAGTGCCTGAGCGGATCAGAAGGAGAATCCAGCCAAGCACCGTCTATGTGTGCAATGAAAACCAGTCCGCGGTTTAA